Proteins from a genomic interval of Rosa chinensis cultivar Old Blush chromosome 2, RchiOBHm-V2, whole genome shotgun sequence:
- the LOC112187893 gene encoding ethylene-responsive transcription factor ERF017 gives MVKQTIGKPSERSDAKYKGVRKRKWGKWVSEIRLPNSRERIWLGSYDTPEKAARAFDAALFCLRGRTAKFNFPDNPPDISGGRSLSPAEIQAEAARFANNEENPPPPQVPRSHSDLSMSEQQTESPSVSEGSGTLVMDSAASDFSVTLNQNDESFSDLFRTFGSGNYATEYGLFPGFDDLNGQFFSPAPQTPAVDYAEENLAQESFLWNF, from the coding sequence ATGGTGAAGCAGACGATCGGGAAGCCATCGGAGCGAAGCGACGCCAAGTACAAAGGTGTTCGGAAGCGCAAGTGGGGCAAATGGGTCTCCGAGATCCGCCTACCCAACAGCCGCGAACGCATCTGGTTGGGCTCCTACGACACCCCCGAGAAAGCGGCGCGTGCCTTCGACGCGGCTCTGTTCTGCCTCCGCGGCCGCACCGCCAAGTTCAACTTCCCCGACAACCCTCCAGACATCTCCGGCGGCCGCTCCCTCTCCCCCGCCGAGATCCAGGCCGAGGCCGCCAGGTTCGCCAATAACGAGGAGAACCCTCCGCCGCCGCAGGTCCCCAGGAGCCACTCCGATCTTTCCATGTCGGAGCAGCAGACGGAGTCCCCGTCTGTCTCGGAGGGGAGTGGGACCCTCGTCATGGACAGTGCCGCTAGTGACTTTAGCGTGACGCTGAACCAAAACGACGAGTCGTTTTCGGACTTGTTTAGAACGTTCGGGTCGGGTAACTACGCGACGGAGTATGGATTGTTCCCGGGTTTTGACGATCTTAACGGTCAGTTTTTCAGTCCGGCACCTCAAACGCCAGCCGTTGATTACGCCGAGGAGAATTTAGCTCAGGAGTCGTTCCTATGGAATTTCTAA
- the LOC112188398 gene encoding beta-galactosidase 15: MPPSKKITLALLFCFSVILLISYASAVKVSHDGRSITIDGKPRILLSGSIHYPRSTPEMWPDLIKKSKEGGLDAIETYVFWNAHEPVRRQYDFTGNLDLIKFIKTVQDAGLYVVLRIGPYVCAEWNYGGLPVWLHNLPGCKIRTANDVFMNEMKNFTTMIVDMAKKEKLFASQGGPIIIAQIENEYGDVEWWYGDAGKAYRDWCANFAESLDVGVPWIMCQQNDAPDPMINTCNGFYCDQFTPRPNYPKMWTENWTGWFKSWGGSDPFRTAEDLAFAVAKFFQFGGTFQNYYMYHGGTNFGRTAAGYITTSYDYNAPLDEYGTLNQPKWGHLKQLHETLKSMEYTLTHGNITTTDLGNYVSTTVYVAEESSSCFLGNSNYKLDANITFRGTQYTVPAWSVSILPDCKIEVYNTAKVNTQTTVKVKRPNKAEDETESLQWTWRPENIDETKILGKGEVVVNHLMEQKEAANDDSDYLWYMTSLDLKKDDPIWSKSITLRINGTGCILHAYVNGEHIGSDNAARNFERNVTLNYGRNIISLLSVTTGFSNYGGGYDLQPAGILGPVVLIGQNGDETVIKDLSAHKWSYKVGLHGLINKLFSSEKATKWSSENLPVNTMMTWYKTTFKAPVGTDPVVVDLQGLGKGDAWVNGHSIGRYWPSYLAKTDGCSDACDYRGKYESKKCTSNCGEPTQRWYHVPRSFMRDDDENTLILFEEFGGNPSLVNFQTITVGSVCANSYEKNTLELACQGRPISAIKFASFGNPQGTCGSFKKGTCDGANALSIIEKECIGKEKCSINISNDKFDTTNCGDIVKRLAVEAVC, from the exons ATGCCTCCCTCCAAAAAAATTACGCTTgcccttttgttttgtttttccgtGATTCTTCTCATCTCCTACGCAAGTGCCGTTAAAGTTTCTCATGATGGAAGATCCATCACCATCGATGGCAAACCAAGAATTCTGCTGTCCGGTTCCATTCACTATCCTCGAAGCACACCAGAG ATGTGGCCTGACTTGATTAAGAAGTCAAAGGAGGGTGGATTAGACGCAATTGAGACCTATGTGTTCTGGAATGCTCATGAACCAGTGCGTCGCCAATATGATTTTACTGGCAACCTAGACCTCATTAAGTTCATCAAAACCGTTCAAGATGCTGGACTATACGTCGTTCTTCGAATCGGTCCGTATGTTTGTGCTGAATGGAACTATGGAGGACTTCCTGTTTGGCTGCACAATTTGCCCGGCTGCAAAATTCGAACTGCAAATGATGTCTTCATG aATGAGATGAAAAATTTCACTACCATGATTGTTGATATGGCCAAAAAAGAGAAGCTTTTTGCATCTCAAGGAGGCCCAATTATTATAGCTCAG ATTGAAAATGAATATGGAGATGTGGAATGGTGGTATGGAGATGCTGGTAAAGCATATCGTGACTGGTGTGCAAATTTTGCTGAATCTCTTGATGTTGGTGTTCCATGGATTATGTGTCAACAAAACGATGCCCCAGATCCAATG ataAACACTTGCAATGGCTTCTACTGCGACCAATTTACACCCAGACCCAATTATCCTAAAATGTGGACTGAAAATTGGACAGGATG GTTTAAGAGCTGGGGTGGCTCAGATCCATTCAGGACCGCTGAGGATCTTGCTTTCGCAGTTGCAAAATTTTTCCAATTTGGAGGCACATTTCAGAACTATTACATG TATCATGGTGGTACAAACTTCGGTCGAACAGCTGCTGGATACATCACCACTTCTTATGATTACAATGCTCCTCTCGATGAATATGGTACTTTGAATCAACCAAAATGGGGGCATTTGAAGCAACTTCATGAGACTTTGAAATCCATGGAGTACACTCTTACCCATGGAAATATTACCACCACAGATTTGGGTAACTATGTTTCG ACCACTGTGTATGTTGCAGAAGAGTCGTCGAGTTGCTTTCTGGGCAATTCAAATTACAAACTTGATGCAAACATCACTTTCCGAGGAACCCAATACACTGTTCCGGCGTGGTCTGTTAGTATTCTTCCTGATTGCAAAATTGAAGTATATAATACTGCTAAG GTTAATACCCAAACAACAGTAAAAGTAAAAAGGCCTAACAAGGCTGAAGATGAAACTGAGTCTCTTCAGTGGACATGGAGGCCTGAGAACATAGATGAGACTAAGATTCTTGGAAAAGGTGAAGTTGTGGTAAATCACCTGATGGAGCAAAAAGAGGCTGCAAATGATGATAGTGATTACCTTTGGTACATGACAAG TCTTGATCTCAAGAAAGATGATCCAATTTGGAGTAAGAGCATTACACTAAGGATCAATGGAACTGGTTGCATTCTTCATGCTTATGTGAATGGAGAGCATATTG GTTCTGACAATGCTGCTCGTAATTTTGAGAGAAATGTTACACTAAATTATGGAAGAAACATTATTTCTTTGTTGAGTGTCACAACTGGATTTTCG AACTACGGAGGTGGATATGATTTGCAACCTGCTGGAATACTTGGTCCTGTTGTTTTGATTGGACAGAATGGTGATGAAACTGTGATCAAGGATTTGTCAGCACACAAATGGTCATACAAGGTTGGATTACATGGCTTGATAAACAAGCTATTTAGCTCCGAGAAAGCAACGAAATGGTCGTCTGAAAATTTACCAGTAAACACGATGATGACATGGTACAAG ACAACTTTCAAAGCTCCTGTAGGAACTGACCCCGTTGTGGTAGATTTACAAGGGTTGGGGAAGGGTGATGCTTGGGTGAATGGTCATAGTATTGGTCGATATTGGCCAAGTTACTTGGCTAAGACCGACGGTTGTAGTGATGCTTGCGACTATCGTGGTAAATATGAGAGTAAAAAATGTACTTCAAACTGTGGCGAACCTACTCAAAGATG GTATCACGTTCCGCGATCTTTCATGCGAGACGATGATGAGAACACGTTGATCTTGTTCGAAGAATTTGGTGGCAATCCATCTCTTGTAAATTTCCAAACCATCACAGTCGGAAGTGTTTGTGCGAATTCATATGAGAAGAATACCTTGGAATTGGCATGCCAAGGTCGCCCCATTTCAGCAATCAAATTTGCTAGTTTTGGCAACCCTCAAGGTACTTGTGGATCATTCAAGAAAGGCACCTGTGATGGCGCAAATGCACTGTCCATCATTGAAAAG GAATGCATCGGTAAAGAAAAATGCTCGATCAACATCTCCAACGACAAATTTGACACAACAAATTGTGGAGATATTGTGAAAAGGCTTGCAGTGGAGGCTGTTtgttaa